In Mucilaginibacter celer, one DNA window encodes the following:
- a CDS encoding RNA polymerase sigma factor, producing MEALYIDKHYNLVVECKRGSKKACYELYRLYSKAMLNVAFRIVGDIAEAEDVLQEAFVDAFAKLKDFRQDTTFGLWLKQIVVNRSINMLRKRRLELVELEDGHLENIADDEGWDDEDVQYQVARVKQGMKLLPDGYRVVLSLYLLEGYDHEEIGQILNISENTSRTQFLRAKRKLIEILNRKGTVS from the coding sequence TTGGAAGCGTTATATATTGATAAACATTACAACCTGGTAGTTGAGTGCAAGCGGGGCAGCAAAAAGGCCTGTTATGAACTCTATCGACTATACTCGAAGGCTATGCTGAACGTGGCCTTCAGGATTGTGGGCGATATTGCCGAGGCCGAGGATGTTTTGCAGGAGGCCTTTGTGGATGCCTTTGCCAAGCTGAAGGATTTTAGGCAGGATACCACGTTTGGCCTCTGGCTTAAGCAGATCGTAGTTAACCGGTCAATCAATATGCTGCGCAAACGCAGGTTGGAACTGGTGGAATTGGAAGACGGTCACCTCGAAAACATTGCCGACGATGAAGGCTGGGACGACGAAGATGTGCAATACCAGGTAGCCCGCGTAAAACAAGGCATGAAATTATTGCCCGATGGCTACCGGGTGGTATTATCATTATACCTGCTTGAGGGTTATGACCACGAAGAAATTGGACAAATATTGAATATATCAGAAAACACATCAAGAACACAGTTTTTGAGAGCTAAAAGGAAGTTGATTGAAATTTTAAACAGGAAAGGAACAGTATCATGA
- a CDS encoding AAA family ATPase, which yields MNTIPKIAVVGPESTGKSTMSEYLAAYYNTIAVPEYSREYCANLVGECTFQDEINMFHGQLALEKKLLPQANKILICDTTFLTVKIWSEEVFGHAPQEVLDELPRHPYNFYLLLDIDLPWQDDPLRNFPTKREYFMNVWHRELQALNANYTVISGLGQDRYDSAVRAVGNFLGC from the coding sequence ATGAACACCATCCCCAAAATAGCAGTAGTAGGCCCGGAGTCCACAGGCAAATCAACCATGTCTGAATACCTGGCGGCCTACTATAATACCATAGCTGTACCCGAATACTCGCGCGAGTACTGCGCCAATCTGGTTGGCGAATGCACTTTTCAGGATGAAATAAACATGTTTCATGGCCAATTGGCGCTCGAAAAAAAGCTGTTACCGCAAGCCAATAAGATACTGATCTGCGATACCACCTTTTTAACCGTAAAAATCTGGAGCGAAGAAGTTTTCGGCCATGCCCCGCAGGAAGTACTCGACGAGCTTCCCCGCCATCCTTACAATTTTTATTTACTGTTAGATATCGACCTGCCCTGGCAGGATGACCCGCTGCGTAACTTCCCCACCAAACGCGAATATTTTATGAACGTATGGCACCGCGAATTGCAGGCGCTGAACGCAAATTATACCGTAATATCCGGCCTGGGGCAGGATAGGTATGATAGTGCGGTGAGGGCGGTGGGTAACTTCCTGGGCTGTTGA
- a CDS encoding M20/M25/M40 family metallo-hydrolase yields the protein MKKVFITTAALLSLSAYSFAQDVNKRIKQADVARIIKTLSADDMQGRATFTPGIEKAAQFIEKEYKKAGLKPMAGNTGYRQNFTMVRSTPGKLTVSIDGKAIAADSAFVSAAESFSWAGDKDVQIITVGPDKDFRTEYRKAFKNGAKTLLLVDPKFKSLFGRVKSFLGAGATNFKGKAKPPIVFVSGVFTGAINFEVNCEISNKELPLFNVAGIIPGKTKPDEYVVFSGHYDHLGIIKPDKPGLTDSIANGADDDASGTTAVISLAKYYKKLHSNARTLIFVAFTAEEIGEYGSEYFATQVTPDKVVAMFNIEMIGKASKFGTNSAFITGFERSDFGTILQKNLEGTAFKFHPDPYPDQNLFYRSDNASLAKVGVPAHTISTDQIDIDKLYHTVGDEFSSLDVNNITSTIRAIALSSRSIVSGKDTPKRVPKLEE from the coding sequence ATGAAGAAAGTATTTATCACCACCGCGGCTTTGTTAAGCCTTTCGGCATACAGCTTTGCACAGGATGTAAACAAACGGATTAAGCAGGCTGATGTAGCCCGCATTATCAAAACCCTCTCGGCCGATGATATGCAGGGCCGTGCCACCTTTACTCCGGGCATTGAAAAAGCAGCTCAGTTTATTGAAAAAGAATATAAAAAGGCAGGCCTGAAGCCAATGGCGGGTAACACAGGTTACCGTCAAAATTTTACCATGGTGCGTTCAACACCGGGTAAATTAACAGTTAGCATTGACGGCAAAGCCATTGCGGCCGACAGTGCCTTCGTATCAGCCGCCGAATCATTTAGCTGGGCCGGAGACAAGGATGTACAGATAATTACTGTAGGCCCTGATAAAGATTTCCGCACCGAATACCGCAAGGCATTTAAAAACGGTGCTAAAACCCTGCTGCTTGTCGATCCTAAATTTAAAAGCCTGTTTGGCAGGGTTAAAAGTTTTCTGGGCGCTGGTGCAACCAACTTTAAGGGCAAGGCCAAACCTCCAATCGTATTTGTATCGGGCGTTTTTACAGGTGCTATCAACTTTGAGGTAAACTGCGAGATAAGTAACAAGGAGCTGCCGCTGTTTAACGTAGCAGGTATCATCCCTGGCAAAACCAAACCGGATGAATACGTAGTTTTTTCGGGCCACTACGATCACCTGGGCATAATCAAGCCCGATAAGCCCGGCCTAACCGATAGCATTGCCAATGGTGCCGACGACGATGCTTCAGGAACAACCGCTGTAATAAGCCTGGCTAAATACTACAAAAAGCTGCACAGCAATGCCCGTACGCTGATATTTGTAGCCTTTACGGCCGAAGAGATTGGCGAGTACGGTTCGGAGTATTTTGCAACACAGGTTACCCCCGATAAGGTAGTTGCCATGTTTAACATCGAGATGATTGGCAAGGCGTCAAAATTTGGTACCAACTCGGCGTTTATCACCGGTTTCGAACGCTCAGACTTTGGCACCATCCTGCAAAAAAACCTCGAAGGCACTGCCTTTAAATTTCATCCCGACCCATACCCTGATCAAAACCTGTTTTATCGCAGCGACAATGCATCACTGGCCAAAGTTGGCGTACCGGCCCACACCATCTCAACAGATCAGATCGACATTGATAAACTATACCACACCGTTGGCGATGAGTTTAGCTCATTGGATGTAAATAATATCACATCAACCATCAGGGCCATTGCCCTCAGTTCGCGCTCCATTGTTTCGGGTAAGGATACGCCTAAGCGGGTGCCGAAGCTGGAGGAGTAA
- a CDS encoding M61 family metallopeptidase, translating to MKKLLSISAATLLACSAMAQEPQKAIYYEVSFPNVAHHEAEISMTIPQAPSGPFKVRMSRSSAGRYATHEFGKNIYNVKATDVDGKQLELTQLEGDVYQVEEHPAAVKISYTLFANWTDGTYASIDPSHAHLNMPATFMWVVGQEKRPLTFSFNDVDKLGWKISTQLKHVGANVYSAPDMQYMMDSPTELSNNNVSSWEVTNTDGKKEKINLSVHSDDSQAVIDNFGKMIQKLVLEEKAVFGELPTYDFGEYTFVTDINPAVSGDGMEHRNSTCITIPAPKVEGSEKYLMGVFAHEYFHSWNVKRIRPKSLEPFNFEHANMSSELWFAEGFTQYYGELLLERSGFVSLDDYTSTIAGLVNQILNTPGAAKYSAAQMSRYSVFADAGVSIDPNNNTNDFTSYYTYGGAIALALDLRLRSEFNLTLDDYMRAVWLNRGKVMKPYTIPDLQTDLGKVTNNPKFAADFFKRYVNGIDKNNYEQLLAKAGLLLRKAQPGKGWAGSLAAQPARGRSGQARAAGAEGLPILSSTTIGTPVYKAGLDAGDVILKVDGKDIKEQKDFNDVIADKKPGDKLVVNYKNRTGAHETTIILEESPYFEVVTYEKAGMQLSKDQETFRNNWLQSKVK from the coding sequence ATGAAAAAATTACTATCTATTTCGGCAGCTACCCTGCTGGCCTGCAGTGCTATGGCGCAGGAACCTCAAAAAGCCATTTATTACGAAGTTTCGTTCCCTAACGTGGCCCACCACGAGGCCGAAATAAGCATGACCATTCCGCAGGCTCCCTCGGGGCCATTTAAGGTGCGCATGAGCCGCTCGTCGGCTGGCCGCTATGCCACGCACGAGTTTGGCAAAAATATTTACAATGTTAAAGCAACCGATGTTGATGGCAAACAACTGGAACTAACCCAGCTTGAAGGTGATGTTTACCAGGTTGAGGAACACCCGGCCGCAGTGAAAATAAGCTATACCCTTTTTGCTAACTGGACCGACGGTACTTACGCATCTATCGATCCGAGCCATGCCCACTTAAACATGCCTGCCACTTTTATGTGGGTAGTAGGGCAGGAAAAACGCCCGCTTACTTTCTCTTTTAACGATGTGGATAAACTGGGATGGAAAATATCTACCCAGTTAAAACATGTGGGAGCCAATGTATACAGCGCACCCGATATGCAATACATGATGGATAGCCCCACCGAGCTTTCAAATAACAATGTAAGCAGCTGGGAGGTAACCAATACAGATGGCAAAAAGGAGAAAATAAACCTCAGCGTACACTCAGACGATAGCCAGGCCGTAATTGATAATTTTGGTAAGATGATCCAGAAGTTGGTATTGGAAGAAAAAGCGGTATTTGGCGAATTGCCGACTTACGATTTTGGCGAGTACACTTTTGTTACCGATATTAACCCTGCGGTATCCGGTGATGGTATGGAACACCGTAACTCAACCTGTATCACCATCCCGGCACCTAAAGTTGAGGGCAGCGAAAAATACCTGATGGGTGTATTTGCGCACGAGTATTTTCATAGCTGGAATGTTAAACGTATCCGCCCAAAATCGTTGGAGCCATTTAATTTTGAACACGCCAACATGAGCAGCGAGCTTTGGTTTGCCGAAGGTTTTACACAATACTACGGCGAGTTACTGCTGGAGCGCTCGGGTTTTGTTTCGTTGGATGATTACACAAGCACCATTGCCGGTTTGGTTAACCAGATCCTGAACACACCGGGTGCAGCCAAATATTCGGCAGCGCAAATGAGCCGCTACTCGGTTTTTGCCGATGCCGGTGTTTCTATCGACCCAAACAATAACACCAACGATTTTACCAGTTACTATACCTATGGCGGAGCCATTGCCCTGGCTCTTGATCTGCGCTTACGCAGCGAGTTTAATTTAACGCTTGATGATTATATGCGTGCTGTTTGGCTAAACCGCGGCAAGGTAATGAAGCCATACACCATTCCCGATTTGCAGACCGATTTGGGCAAGGTTACCAATAACCCCAAATTTGCTGCCGATTTCTTTAAGCGCTATGTTAATGGCATCGACAAAAACAATTACGAGCAATTATTAGCTAAAGCAGGTTTGTTATTACGTAAAGCGCAGCCGGGCAAAGGCTGGGCAGGTTCATTAGCCGCTCAACCTGCGCGTGGCAGATCGGGCCAGGCACGGGCTGCAGGTGCCGAAGGTTTGCCGATACTATCAAGCACAACTATAGGTACACCGGTTTACAAGGCAGGCCTTGATGCCGGCGATGTGATATTGAAAGTTGATGGCAAGGATATTAAGGAGCAAAAAGATTTTAACGATGTGATTGCCGATAAAAAGCCGGGCGATAAGCTGGTGGTGAATTATAAAAACCGCACAGGCGCACACGAAACTACTATCATTCTTGAGGAAAGCCCGTATTTTGAAGTGGTGACTTATGAAAAAGCAGGCATGCAATTAAGCAAGGATCAGGAAACATTCCGTAACAACTGGCTGCAAAGCAAAGTCAAATAA
- a CDS encoding serine hydrolase: MKKILLLLAAFALFYVPVSAQHADRSKFIKDSLDLYISKALTNWRVPGMAVCVVKDGKVVLMKGYGIKELGLMNKVDENTLFMIGSNTKAFTATALAMLETNKKLSLDEKVTKYIPEFKMQDKNLTDEVIVRDLLCHRLGFQTFQGDFTFYNTDLTREDVIQRLGKMKPVYPFRTRWGYTNAAFLTAGEIIPRVANGHSWEAYIKEAIFAPLGMGNSLALSKDLPKSINRTVPHTIVDGRLTPIPYCQIDGLAPAGAISSSVNDMSKWVMALLNNGKVGQRQVIPAAAILATRQPQDIVGSVQHMNGETNFELYGLGWFIQDYSNHRLIMHDGGVNGYLSSVTLVPQDNLGIVILTNTDQNMIFEALRWDILDAYLKQPFRNYSEAYLKQYKANTATEQANDRKLKDSVALNLKPALPVNKYLGKYSNEFYGNMEVTQGQNNNLEMRFEHHPKMYALMQPLGGNRFYVTFSDPTLGKAIFPFTVQNGDVTGVRVKVADFVERGAYEFKKL; the protein is encoded by the coding sequence ATGAAAAAAATACTTCTGTTACTCGCTGCATTCGCACTTTTTTATGTACCGGTAAGCGCCCAGCATGCCGACAGGAGCAAGTTTATTAAAGATAGTTTAGATCTGTACATCAGCAAAGCCCTTACCAACTGGCGGGTACCGGGTATGGCTGTCTGCGTAGTTAAAGATGGCAAGGTTGTGCTGATGAAGGGTTATGGTATTAAAGAGCTTGGGCTGATGAACAAGGTTGATGAAAATACCCTGTTTATGATAGGCAGCAATACCAAAGCTTTCACCGCAACAGCCCTGGCCATGCTCGAAACCAACAAAAAGCTCTCGTTAGATGAAAAAGTAACCAAATACATCCCCGAGTTTAAAATGCAGGATAAGAACCTAACCGATGAAGTAATAGTGCGCGACCTGCTTTGCCACCGCCTTGGCTTTCAAACTTTTCAGGGCGATTTTACTTTTTATAACACCGATTTAACCCGCGAAGATGTAATACAACGCCTGGGTAAAATGAAGCCGGTTTATCCTTTCCGTACCCGCTGGGGATATACCAACGCTGCGTTTTTAACCGCAGGCGAGATTATCCCGCGGGTAGCCAATGGGCATTCGTGGGAGGCTTATATTAAAGAAGCCATTTTTGCTCCGTTGGGGATGGGTAATAGTTTGGCTTTAAGCAAAGATCTGCCCAAATCAATAAACCGAACCGTACCGCATACTATTGTTGATGGCCGGTTAACACCGATACCTTATTGCCAGATTGATGGATTGGCTCCGGCCGGGGCCATCAGCTCGTCGGTTAATGATATGAGCAAATGGGTAATGGCCTTGCTCAATAACGGTAAGGTAGGCCAGCGGCAGGTAATCCCCGCAGCCGCTATCCTGGCCACCCGCCAGCCGCAGGATATTGTGGGCAGCGTTCAGCACATGAACGGCGAAACCAATTTTGAGCTTTACGGATTAGGCTGGTTTATACAGGATTATTCAAACCACCGCTTAATTATGCACGATGGCGGGGTTAACGGTTACCTGTCTTCAGTAACATTGGTGCCGCAGGATAACCTGGGAATTGTGATCCTGACTAATACTGATCAGAACATGATTTTTGAAGCTTTACGCTGGGATATTTTGGATGCTTATCTGAAACAGCCTTTCCGCAATTACAGCGAGGCTTATTTAAAGCAATACAAAGCTAATACAGCCACCGAACAGGCAAACGACCGGAAGCTGAAAGATTCGGTAGCGCTTAATCTGAAACCTGCTTTACCGGTTAACAAATACCTGGGCAAATACAGCAACGAGTTTTACGGCAATATGGAAGTTACCCAGGGCCAGAACAACAACCTTGAAATGCGTTTTGAACATCACCCTAAAATGTACGCGTTGATGCAACCGCTTGGCGGCAACCGTTTTTATGTAACTTTTTCTGATCCTACTTTGGGCAAGGCGATATTCCCTTTTACCGTGCAAAACGGTGATGTAACCGGTGTACGGGTAAAAGTTGCTGATTTTGTGGAGCGGGGGGCTTATGAGTTTAAGAAGTTGTAA
- a CDS encoding DPP IV N-terminal domain-containing protein, producing MYMKFYRSGLTFLAALLLTSVQYTAQAQRGGVNWTRDGYQYYRITGGQILMIDARDTSKKTVFVTKQDLTPAGHAAISVKRFTVSADNKKVLINTNTKKVWRYDTRGDYWVYDSNAKKLWQLGKNLPASSLMFAKFSPDGTKAAYVSGHNIYMEDLADGSVKPLTTDGTRTLINGTFDWVYEEEFGCRDGFRWSPDSRSIAYWQLDASKIKTYKMLNTTDSIYPFVVPVEYPVAGEDPSSCRVGVVTVGTGNTTWINVPGDAVQHYIPNMEWAANSNEIVLEQLNRAQNESRIFIGNVSNGTTRAIREEHNDSWIDVKERVAGGDPVGWGWIEKGKSFVWLSEKDGWRHLYKVTREGKETLITKGNYDVISIDMVDKALGYVYFIASPDNATQKYLYKIKLSGGKAERVSPADEPGTHSYDISPNGKVALHNFNNSYTRPQSEVVSLPEHKHIAGTVVTVDNSAKNKPEFFKIKTVDGIEMDGWMMKPTNFDPNKKYPVLFTVYGEPAGQTVTDTWGTGRNRLYEGSMADDGYIYMSVEGRGAPAPKGAAWRKAIYKNIGIINIRDQAMAAKEIIKWPFVDSTRIAVHGWSGGGSSTLNLMFQYGDIYKTGIAVAAVGDQLTYDNIYQERYMGVPTDDAGRAAFIKGSPITYAKNLKGNLLYIHGTGDDNVHYKNAEELIDELVKYNRQFQLMSYPNRTHSISEGEGTTEHLRTLFTQYLKAKCPPGGR from the coding sequence ATGTATATGAAATTTTACCGTTCGGGATTAACTTTCCTTGCCGCGCTACTGTTAACTTCGGTTCAGTACACCGCCCAGGCACAACGCGGCGGTGTGAACTGGACCCGCGATGGGTACCAGTATTACCGCATTACCGGTGGCCAGATCCTGATGATCGACGCGCGCGACACTTCGAAAAAAACTGTATTTGTTACCAAACAAGACCTTACACCGGCCGGGCATGCCGCCATCAGTGTAAAAAGGTTTACCGTTAGCGCAGACAACAAAAAGGTGCTCATCAACACCAACACTAAAAAAGTTTGGCGTTATGATACCCGCGGCGATTACTGGGTGTATGATAGCAATGCCAAAAAACTTTGGCAACTGGGCAAAAACCTGCCAGCATCATCGTTGATGTTTGCCAAGTTTTCGCCGGATGGTACTAAAGCTGCTTATGTAAGCGGCCATAATATTTACATGGAAGATTTGGCCGATGGTTCGGTTAAGCCATTAACCACCGATGGCACCCGTACATTGATCAACGGTACTTTTGATTGGGTTTACGAGGAAGAATTTGGCTGCCGCGATGGTTTCCGTTGGTCGCCGGATAGTAGGTCTATTGCTTACTGGCAGTTGGACGCAAGCAAGATCAAAACCTACAAAATGCTTAACACTACAGATTCGATCTATCCTTTTGTGGTTCCGGTTGAGTATCCTGTAGCGGGCGAAGATCCAAGTTCGTGCAGGGTGGGTGTAGTAACTGTAGGCACAGGCAATACCACATGGATCAACGTTCCGGGTGATGCAGTGCAGCATTACATCCCCAACATGGAATGGGCAGCAAACTCCAACGAGATAGTTCTGGAGCAGTTAAACCGAGCCCAAAACGAAAGCCGCATTTTTATCGGCAATGTATCAAATGGAACTACACGCGCCATCCGCGAAGAGCATAACGACTCGTGGATAGACGTTAAAGAACGTGTAGCCGGTGGCGATCCTGTAGGCTGGGGCTGGATTGAAAAAGGCAAAAGCTTTGTTTGGCTGAGCGAAAAAGACGGTTGGAGGCACTTATACAAAGTAACCCGCGAAGGCAAAGAAACCTTGATAACCAAAGGCAATTACGATGTGATCAGCATTGATATGGTTGACAAGGCTTTGGGTTATGTGTACTTCATCGCCTCGCCCGATAACGCTACCCAAAAATACCTGTACAAAATTAAACTGAGCGGCGGCAAGGCCGAACGCGTTTCGCCTGCTGATGAGCCGGGCACGCACAGCTATGATATTTCGCCTAATGGCAAAGTAGCATTGCATAACTTTAATAACAGCTACACCCGCCCGCAAAGTGAGGTGGTAAGCCTGCCAGAGCATAAACATATTGCAGGTACCGTGGTAACTGTTGATAACAGCGCTAAAAACAAGCCCGAGTTTTTCAAAATTAAAACGGTTGATGGCATTGAGATGGACGGCTGGATGATGAAGCCAACCAATTTCGACCCGAATAAAAAATACCCTGTACTGTTTACCGTTTATGGCGAACCTGCAGGCCAAACCGTAACCGATACCTGGGGTACCGGCCGTAACAGGCTTTATGAAGGCAGTATGGCCGATGATGGTTACATCTATATGTCGGTTGAAGGCCGTGGCGCTCCCGCACCTAAAGGTGCTGCGTGGCGCAAGGCTATCTACAAAAACATCGGTATCATCAACATCCGCGACCAGGCTATGGCCGCTAAAGAGATCATTAAATGGCCTTTTGTTGATTCAACCCGTATTGCGGTGCATGGCTGGAGCGGTGGCGGTTCGTCAACCCTTAACCTGATGTTTCAGTATGGTGATATCTACAAAACCGGTATAGCCGTAGCCGCAGTAGGCGATCAGCTTACTTATGATAACATTTACCAGGAACGTTACATGGGTGTACCCACAGATGATGCCGGCCGCGCGGCATTTATTAAAGGTTCGCCTATCACTTATGCTAAAAACCTGAAAGGTAATCTGCTTTACATTCACGGTACGGGAGATGATAACGTACACTATAAAAATGCCGAAGAGCTGATTGATGAACTGGTGAAATACAACCGTCAGTTCCAGTTAATGTCGTATCCTAACCGTACACACTCTATTTCGGAGGGTGAAGGCACTACAGAGCATTTACGTACTTTGTTTACACAGTACTTGAAGGCTAAATGCCCTCCGGGAGGAAGGTAG
- a CDS encoding single-stranded DNA-binding protein, with translation MSGINKVILVGHLGKDPEIRNLEGGVSVTSFPLATSETFNKDGRKVEQTEWHNIVMWRGLAEIAAKFLSKGKLVYIEGKLRTRSFEDKEGVKKYTTEIVAENFTMLGRKSDFDADTPKTSVKGGESFIDDSLDEENY, from the coding sequence ATGTCTGGAATAAACAAAGTTATACTCGTTGGCCACTTGGGGAAGGACCCCGAAATACGAAACTTAGAAGGTGGGGTGTCTGTAACGAGTTTCCCTTTAGCAACTTCAGAAACATTTAACAAGGATGGGCGTAAGGTTGAACAAACCGAATGGCACAACATTGTGATGTGGAGGGGGCTGGCAGAAATAGCAGCCAAATTTCTGTCGAAGGGAAAACTGGTTTATATTGAAGGCAAATTACGTACCCGGTCGTTCGAAGACAAGGAGGGCGTAAAAAAGTACACAACAGAAATTGTAGCCGAAAACTTCACTATGCTTGGTCGCAAAAGCGATTTTGATGCCGATACCCCAAAAACCTCGGTAAAAGGCGGTGAGTCGTTTATCGACGATTCGCTGGATGAGGAAAATTATTGA
- the mutY gene encoding A/G-specific adenine glycosylase — MNFADEIVQWYLINKRDLPWRNTTDAYTIWLSEVILQQTRVEQGMPYFYRFLEKYPDVSSFAAAHEDEILKLWQGLGYYSRGRNMLKTARLVQETYSGRFPDSYNELIKLKGIGEYTAAAISSFAANEAKAVVDGNVYRVLARYFGIYEPINSTQGKKTFQKLADDFLNKKMPGLHNQAMMEFGAMLCKPKNPACNVCPVRPGCEAFKTGAVATLPVKLKTVKIRERFFNYFLITDGDTVLMNKRGENDIWANMFDLPMIETGSILPLEELLKQPEVLSVFGKKIDAAEVSPVHKHILTHQRLFVRLIQIHNQPEIKTDKNWVKIDVQNLPGLALPKIIFILLKNIFNL, encoded by the coding sequence ATGAATTTTGCCGACGAAATAGTACAATGGTACTTAATCAATAAACGCGACCTGCCCTGGCGCAATACAACCGATGCCTACACCATCTGGCTATCAGAAGTGATACTGCAGCAAACCCGTGTTGAACAGGGGATGCCTTATTTTTACCGCTTCCTGGAGAAATACCCCGATGTAAGCAGTTTTGCTGCCGCCCACGAAGACGAGATTTTGAAACTATGGCAAGGCCTGGGCTACTACTCGCGCGGGCGCAACATGCTTAAAACGGCACGGCTGGTGCAGGAAACTTATAGCGGTCGTTTCCCCGATAGTTATAATGAGCTGATCAAATTAAAAGGCATTGGTGAATATACTGCCGCTGCAATCTCTTCATTTGCCGCCAACGAAGCAAAAGCAGTGGTAGACGGGAACGTTTACCGGGTGCTGGCCCGTTACTTCGGTATCTATGAGCCCATAAACTCCACCCAGGGAAAAAAAACATTTCAAAAGCTTGCAGATGATTTTCTTAATAAGAAAATGCCGGGATTGCATAACCAGGCAATGATGGAGTTTGGCGCGATGCTTTGCAAACCCAAAAATCCGGCCTGCAATGTTTGCCCGGTACGCCCCGGTTGCGAGGCTTTTAAAACCGGTGCCGTAGCGACCTTACCGGTTAAGCTAAAAACCGTAAAAATACGCGAACGCTTTTTCAATTACTTTTTGATAACTGATGGCGATACCGTTTTAATGAACAAAAGGGGCGAAAACGATATATGGGCCAATATGTTCGACTTGCCGATGATAGAAACCGGCTCAATTTTACCCTTAGAAGAGTTATTAAAACAACCAGAGGTTTTAAGCGTTTTTGGTAAAAAGATAGATGCTGCCGAAGTTTCGCCGGTTCATAAACACATTTTAACCCACCAGCGGCTTTTTGTAAGGCTGATACAAATACACAATCAGCCGGAAATAAAAACCGATAAAAACTGGGTGAAAATTGATGTTCAAAACCTGCCAGGTTTAGCTTTGCCCAAAATCATCTTTATATTATTAAAAAATATTTTTAATTTGTAA
- a CDS encoding HU family DNA-binding protein encodes MTKAEIITEISSKTGIEKVDVQETVEAFFKVVKSSMVGGENVYVRGFGSFVVKKRAKKTARNISKNTAIIIPEHFVPSFKPAKTFVEKVKSGNKTSKK; translated from the coding sequence ATGACTAAGGCAGAAATTATAACTGAAATCTCATCAAAGACAGGTATAGAGAAAGTAGACGTGCAAGAAACTGTTGAGGCGTTTTTCAAAGTGGTTAAAAGCTCGATGGTTGGCGGCGAAAACGTTTATGTAAGAGGATTCGGTAGCTTTGTGGTTAAAAAACGTGCTAAAAAAACAGCCCGTAACATTTCAAAAAACACTGCCATCATTATCCCTGAGCATTTTGTACCAAGCTTTAAACCAGCTAAAACTTTTGTTGAGAAAGTGAAATCAGGTAACAAAACCAGCAAAAAATAA
- a CDS encoding tetratricopeptide repeat protein, producing MNKKQIAVSAAVVVIMGYLYFLPVKGLVKPKDDKKGKPAMTAEAGAKKPAANVTVDMVSEPAKAAIGGALSAKINDLEGQLKKASGTDEVTLQRELAKQWDDVNQPAPAAFYYQAAAREQNKVQDWVNAGNRFNDAYKLTQDTLLQPAFVSNAAEAFQNVLKQQPESLEGKTGLGIAYVNGAAGPMQGIALLLEVVKKDPNNWNANLNLGMFAMKSGQYEKAVGRFKTLLTLDRKEKLEPTFYLAESYKQLGMKKEAIEAYQKCKDMMPDPVFSQRIDGFIKELNN from the coding sequence ATGAATAAAAAACAAATAGCAGTTAGTGCAGCCGTAGTTGTTATTATGGGCTATTTGTATTTTCTGCCTGTTAAAGGCTTGGTTAAACCAAAAGACGATAAAAAAGGCAAACCGGCTATGACTGCCGAAGCAGGCGCTAAAAAGCCCGCCGCCAATGTTACCGTTGATATGGTATCTGAACCTGCCAAAGCCGCTATTGGGGGCGCGCTTTCAGCTAAGATCAACGACCTTGAAGGCCAGTTAAAAAAAGCATCCGGAACCGACGAGGTAACCCTGCAAAGGGAACTTGCCAAACAGTGGGACGATGTTAACCAACCTGCACCCGCCGCGTTTTACTATCAGGCTGCTGCCCGCGAGCAAAACAAAGTACAGGACTGGGTAAACGCAGGTAACCGTTTTAATGATGCATATAAACTAACACAGGATACTTTATTGCAGCCCGCTTTTGTAAGCAACGCCGCCGAAGCATTTCAAAATGTTTTAAAGCAGCAACCCGAAAGCCTTGAAGGTAAAACAGGCTTAGGTATAGCTTACGTAAACGGTGCAGCAGGCCCCATGCAAGGCATCGCGCTTTTGCTTGAGGTGGTAAAAAAAGACCCGAACAACTGGAACGCTAACCTTAACTTGGGTATGTTTGCCATGAAATCGGGCCAGTATGAAAAAGCGGTTGGCAGGTTTAAAACCTTGCTTACGCTTGACAGAAAAGAGAAACTTGAGCCAACGTTTTACCTGGCCGAAAGTTACAAGCAACTTGGCATGAAAAAGGAAGCTATTGAAGCTTACCAAAAGTGCAAGGACATGATGCCTGACCCTGTATTCAGTCAGCGCATTGATGGATTTATAAAGGAATTAAATAATTAA